From Daphnia magna isolate NIES linkage group LG2, ASM2063170v1.1, whole genome shotgun sequence:
GAAGGAGCAACGGCACCTAGACGGTAGTATTGATTGAGAAAAGTCTTTTATTTCATATTAGGATTATCTATCATACCTTTTTCTGGAGTAAGGACTCCTTTGTAGTCTGACATTTGTGTTGAAACATATCCAGGGTGTACGTGATTGATGACAATGTCCTCACGCGAATCACGTTCAAAGTCCCTATGCTGGATGCGTGTTAAGGCGCTAACACCTATTTTGGATACGATGTAAGTTGTGTAGTAACCAGTTGCAGGCCAACCATATTTGGTATGCTCTCCTTTTTGTGCTGCACTATTtgatagaaaacaaaaatagtgaTCAAACTGTACAATCAATACAGTAGACTTGAATGGTGTAATTATAGTATGTTTGGTATAACTTACTCCACAAAATTATGCATTAGGCTATCAAGTTCTTCGTATGTTAAATCCGGGGACGCCAGCTTAGCACGCAAGTTAACAGCCACTGAGTCTTCACCTGGAATATGTGTCAAATGACCCAACATGCTGGAAAGATTCACCACCCTTGCGTGAGGTTTAAGGATgggaaacaaaattttgcaaGCACGCTGAGTGTCAAAATAGTTTGTTTGCATGACAGTGCAAGCATGTTCAGCAAAAATGTCATCAGACATGCCTTCTTTAAAAGGTAAAAGAATGGCGGCATTGTTCACTAGAACATCCAATCCTCCATATGTATCCTTCAAGTAATCTCGTAACCGTAACACACTTGACTCATCATTGATGTCTAGTTGGTGGTACTTAGGCTGCaacccaatttttttcaattcttcaaCAGCAGCTAGGCCACGTTCCTCATTTCGGGAGGTGAGGTAAACTGAACCTTCGAAATCTGAGCACAGCGCCTTAACTGTGGCGAAACCGATTCCCTGGTTTGAACCAGTTACCTAAATATTCCCAAATTCACACGAATTTGTATCAGCGTAACCCAGATCATAAGGTAGCATAATAAAGAATATTACCACGGCAACTCGATTTTGTGACATGTTTCAAATTTGGGTGTAAGGATGTCAGGACGTTGAAAAcccaaaacaacaaaaatcgttATGTGATTGACAGGGCAGGTAGCAGTATCCTCCTTCCTTTTAGGTCCCTCTCGATTTGACAGCTAGCAGAAGACACACGGAGCAGTAGGAAGACTGCAAAACAGTTTCCTTCCGAAACGCGTAAAAATACGAAAATAGTAGAAAAACAAGATAGGTTATTaaaacttcctttttttaacaCGAACTATGCATCTTTTGTTCTCCCCAATACTTAATACTAAAAATCGCTTGTGAATCGTTAAAATCCGCTTGATCCCAAAATCCCAAAATCCGCGGCAATTAATCATACGGTAATGTTTAGTTGTTTACTGTAAGCATCATTTCGCTTACTAATACCCAAGTGAAATCCTAAGCAGCGCTCACCAAAATCAGGTCCATTTCGAAGTAAGATTTGTCGATTTGTCAATTCGACAGTAGGGCGCTTTAAATGGAAATCTTGAAAATTCAACCATGCTTGCTGATTTCTGCTCATACCATGAAAACCATTTCGCTTACGCAAAATCTCACCTAAAAATCGAAATCCCCGTTTGATTTCGGTCAAAATGGTTAAGTTTTGTTCAAATCTGAGACATGTTCcaatttgccaaattttgaaaaacagagAAGGCTATATCCTTCTCACTTTTGGCCTTTTTGGTCAGATCTCAACTTTGGCTAAAAACACTAGATTCCtactcaaaattaaacgagaatcacgaaaataaattGTGTTGAGGTTTTGCAATTTTATCAGACATTATCACCCGTAATACAGTTACCGTTTTAAACAGATATGCTCAACAGCTTTGTAAGATACATAAACTTTTTTCCGAACAAATCTCAGTAGTTGTGCAAAAATCAAAGTTTCTCTACGTGGTCGGCAACACCCAGTGAGGAATTTGATGCGGATTTATCCATAGTGTCTGCTGCATTGGAACTTTCACTCGCCAGAAGATCAGAGGCTGACACATCTAACTCTTCCTCCACACTGGCctctttgatttcattttttggtgTTGATTCTGAAGATGACTGGAAATCTTCATCATAATCATCACTACTAACTAGAAATCATTATTAGAAAGATACTATGGTTTAATATGAATAGATTATTACCTTTAAGATTCACAAGGTTATCTTTTACATGGTCTATTAATGCAGAGGTTGGTTTTCCTGATTTTGTTTCAAGAATAGCCTTGGACCCTTGTTCTTTCATGAAATTGGTTACCAATGCATGTAAAAGTGGAACTTCAGGACTAACATTTTCTAGCCCAAGATCAGAGGCTACATCTGATCTTGACATGCTTTTGTATGAAACACTTTCACATGTTTCAGGATCAAACACTGCTAGAGTAAACTGCAAGTTGAATAAGGTGAGGAAATCTCGAATGAGTGACATAGTGATAGCTCCATGCTTAGTTGATACAAATTCCTGTACAGCTGAATTGCTGTTTGGGAACGTAACCTTAGGATATAATTAGACGGTGTTAATACGATTCGGgaactaaataaaaaaatttgtaccAAACCTTGGAGTCTTCCTGTTGGTCTAGAGCCAGAAATGTGCTTGCCCGTAACTGTgccttaacaaaaaataaaacgttggGGTTACGACTTACAAGTTAAGTATTTCTTTAATACTCTAAGCTTTCCAAGAACGCCATTATTTTCTAGAGATTTTGCAATCAAATCCCTTAGTTCTGGATCTTCTTCTGTTGACATATTTGTGTTTGGCTGCAACTGGCGGTTGTCGTTGGTGACGATAACTAAAcatgaaaattcaaattttatagATATGTGACACGCCACCTGGTAAATTTAGTGGGAACTAAAATATTCAAAGTTTAATAATTTTGAGGTTTTAAAATATCCAGTTTCTTGGAACATAAAATCATAAATCAGgacatttttttcgtttcagaGATCTAAAAATATCCATGAAAAATCAACAGTTCAGCTATTATATTCCTGTTTCCTGGTCTCTTGTTGTGCCAGTGTGCCATTACCCACTACTCCACTAGGACTGAGCTTCACATTTAGTCTGCTTCGTTTTCCATTATTGTGGAAGATTCTCCAGGGTTTTTCACTACTTACCGTTTCAGACGGACTCGACGTTCTTAATGCATTGTTTACGAATTAGTTTctgaataaaatttaaaaatgagtCTAGAAACGTGGGTTAGTGATCAGTTAATTGAAATTCTAGACTTTAGTGACCGCTATACGTCCCAGTTTCTGACGTCCCTTGCGCATAAAAGTTCGTCGGCGAATGACCTTATCGAGAAAGTCCGTAGCACAGACACTATTGATGTAACAAACGCAAAAGTCATGACTTTCTTGACAGAACTGTGGGGGAAGATTCCCAGAGCAGCCCCCAAAGTCAATCTTGAAAGAATTGCTGCAAAGCAGCAAGAGCAAGCTACATTAGCaatgattgaaaaa
This genomic window contains:
- the LOC116916950 gene encoding centrosomal protein 43, with the protein product MSTEEDPELRDLIAKSLENNGVLGKLRAQLRASTFLALDQQEDSKVTFPNSNSAVQEFVSTKHGAITMSLIRDFLTLFNLQFTLAVFDPETCESVSYKSMSRSDVASDLGLENVSPEVPLLHALVTNFMKEQGSKAILETKSGKPTSALIDHVKDNLVNLKVSSDDYDEDFQSSSESTPKNEIKEASVEEELDVSASDLLASESSNAADTMDKSASNSSLGVADHVEKL
- the LOC116916949 gene encoding carbonyl reductase [NADPH] 1 — encoded protein: MSQNRVAVVTGSNQGIGFATVKALCSDFEGSVYLTSRNEERGLAAVEELKKIGLQPKYHQLDINDESSVLRLRDYLKDTYGGLDVLVNNAAILLPFKEGMSDDIFAEHACTVMQTNYFDTQRACKILFPILKPHARVVNLSSMLGHLTHIPGEDSVAVNLRAKLASPDLTYEELDSLMHNFVDAAQKGEHTKYGWPATGYYTTYIVSKIGVSALTRIQHRDFERDSREDIVINHVHPGYVSTQMSDYKGVLTPEKGAVAPSWLALLPPNVQEPKGAFVWCDKTIVDWVKGPMPPLD